In the Silene latifolia isolate original U9 population chromosome 1, ASM4854445v1, whole genome shotgun sequence genome, GGACTCCCCTTATTTGGAACCACTATAATAAGTATCTTGGCAGCAGCTATACAGATGGCATTCCAAGAGCAATATGTTTGTATTGCAAAGGAGGGCCAATGCTGGCCGATTCTGGTATGGGTACATCTAATTTTAAACGTCATACTGAAACTTGTGATGAACGTCCAACTGGACAGGGTTATGAAATGGTTGATGTAAAAGATGGTTTGCTCGTAAAGAAACTTATTCATCTTATTTACAAAGAAAAAGTGGCACTTGCCATCGTAAGACATGGATACCCATTTACTTATGTTGAACATGAAGGAAATAAAGAGCTTCACTTGTATTTGTATGATAATGTGATTTTCATTTCTAGGAACACTGCTAAGACCTATTGCCTACAAATccacaaaaaaaagagaaaaagatatAAAAGGAAGTGATGGCTGGGGTAAGTGGAAAAGTATGCTTAACTTGTGATATGTGGACTTCTTGTGTTGATCAAGGTTACCTTTCCTTAATTGCTCATTATATGGATGAGGAATGGAATTTACAAGCTAAAATTCTTAATTTTTATCATTTGGAACCACCTCATGATGATGTGAGTATGCATGATAAACTTTAGGAATTTATCAAAGAGTGGAGACTTACAAAGAAAGTTTTTACAATTACTTTGGACAATGCTAGAGCCAATGATAACATGCAAAACATGCTAGCTGAGAGTCTTAAAGTCCACTCTCCTTTGTTGCGTGATGGAAAGTATTTTCATGTTCGTTGTTGTGCTCACATCCTCAACTTGATTGTGCAATAGGGTTTGAAATTAATAGACGGAGGAGTGACTAAAGTTAAGAAACTTGTTACTTATATTTGGTTGTTCTAAACGCCGTACTTTAATATTTGAGGAAATTGTTCGTGGTTCTAATCTTGATAGTTCCAAGGGAGTTATACGGATTGTCCTACTAGATGGAATGCAACCTTCAAAATGTTGTGTAGGGCACTTTATTTTCGTAATGCTTTTGTGAGTATGAGGTCGTCTTCAAGGTTTGATGCCACATTTCCACCTGTACCCACTGATGAATAATGGGTTAGAATTAGAAAGTTATATGCTCTTTTAAAGCCATTTGATGAGATTACTACGCTCATGTCGGGACGAAAGTACCCAACGACAAATCTATACTTGAAAAGTGTGTGGAAAACTGAGGTTCTCTTGTTGGAATATAAATCATGTGAAGACGAGTTTATGAGGAATAAGCAAAAAAGATGAAGGTGAAATTTGATAAGTATTGGGAGTCTTACAGTTTCATTCTTTCCTTTGCTGCAATTCTTGATCCGAGGTTCAAGTTTGAGTTTGTAAGGTACTGCTTCAGAGAACTTGATGCTCACACTGCTAAAACTAAGTCTGAAGCTGTGAAATTTGAGCTCTATAAATTGTATGAAGTGTATGTGAAAATGGATCCTTGTACCAACAGATGTTCAACACCAACAGAAGTTCAAGACGAGCTGCCATTGAGTAAATCTGATCATATATTATTTTTATGCCGACCTGCTGCTTTCCCCAATTTAATACTGTTTGTGAAttatttttttagggttttgctGCTTTTGCCAATGATTCTAGTCGAGTGTTTAGCACAGAGCTTGACATGTACCTAGATGAATCTCGAGTGAACCATACTTTAGATATTAACATTCTCTTATGGTGGAAAGAGAATGGAAAATGGTTTTATACTTTTGCAAAAATGGCTAAAGATATTTTTGCAATTCCTATCACTACCGTTGCCTCGGAATATGCTTTTAGCATGGGAAGTAGAGTAATCACCAAATGGAGAGCTTCTCTCAAGCCTGAAACTGCTGATGCTTTGCTCACTACTCGTACTTGGTTGTATGGGTTTGATGTCCAAGAAGGTGCGTAAATACTTATACTCTTTTGgtttttaattttattgttgaGAAAGAATGCTAATGTGATTTTTCCTTATCCTTTACTTACATATTTCTTATTTTCCAGCAACTAATGATAATAAACTACTTGATGGATTTGAGTATCAGTTTTCTGCATTGCGAATTAGTAAAGAGACTGCTGCTGATGCCGATGTTGATGATGGTGATAATGAAAATGATGAGGGCGTGGAGGACGAGACGACACTTAATCTCTTATCATAGATGGAAATTCTATTGCGAATTAGTGAAGATGATTGTGTTTAATTAGCTATTTTATGTAATAATTAGACTGGTGGAATATTTTGCTATCTTTTGACGTGGTCTCTTTTTGGTTTGTGGGCATGTGGTAATTTACGTCCACCAGAAGACACGTAAAACTTGTAGGATATTATAAGTTGATGACTTAATGTGAATTTGTGATGGATGGAAACTTGGAAATGTTTGAATGAACTCTAAATTTTTAACCACCAATTTCTGTACGTATTTTGAACGAACAATGGCTTGTTTTTGCTTATGGATTTCTTCATTTCTTGCAATTGGCAACCTTTAACCGGAATGAGATGCTAAAAAATTTTGTCAAGTGTTGTACATTTATAAATTATAATGACAGTGTGTGACATCATGTTAACTCTTTCAAAAGTGAAATTTCGTGGAAAATCGCGTTAATGTATTATTTGTCTAAATATTTTCTATTAAAATATAGATTATACTAAGGATTATGTTTTTTAAAATTATAATATCGATTATACTAAAAATTATGTATTACctaattttttaaaaattaaaatatcgATTATACAAAAAATTATGTATTaaacaattttttaaaaattatctCGAAAGTCGTTAGTTGGCCCGTTTTTAAACCCTAACCTGATCTGTAACCCGTATGTACTTGAC is a window encoding:
- the LOC141643678 gene encoding zinc finger BED domain-containing protein DAYSLEEPER-like codes for the protein MKVKFDKYWESYSFILSFAAILDPRFKFEFVRYCFRELDAHTAKTKSEAVKFELYKLYEVYVKMDPCTNRCSTPTEGFAAFANDSSRVFSTELDMYLDESRVNHTLDINILLWWKENGKWFYTFAKMAKDIFAIPITTVASEYAFSMGSRVITKWRASLKPETADALLTTRTWLYGFDVQEATNDNKLLDGFEYQFSALRISKETAADADVDDGDNENDEGVEDETTLNLLS